A genome region from Natronosalvus rutilus includes the following:
- the thsA gene encoding thermosome subunit alpha gives MGNQPLIVLSDDSQRTSGKDAQSMNITAGKAVAQAVRTTLGPKGMDKMLVDSTGNVVVTNDGVTLLTEMEIDHPAANMIVEVSETQEEEVGDGTTSAVVVAGELLKRAEDLLEQDIHATTLAQGYRQAAEKAGEALEEIAIDVDADDEEILEQIAATAMTGKGAENAKDLLSELVVRAVQTVADEDGVDTDNVKVEKVVGGSVENSELVEGVIIDKERVSDSMPYFAEDANVALIDGALEIKETEIDAEVNVTDPDQLQQFLEQEEAQLKEMVDQLVDVGVDVVFVDGGIDDMAQHYLAEEGIIALRRVKSSDMNRLARSTGARAVNSVDDLTEDHLGFAGSVAQKDVAGDQRLFVEDVEDAKAVTLILRGGTEHVIDEIDRAIEDSLGVVRTTLQDGKVVAGGGAPEVELSLALRDFADSVGGREQLAIEAFADALEVIPRTLAENAGLDPIDSLVELRSAHDGGDTAAGLDAYTGETIDMAEEGVYEPLRVKTQAIESATEAAVMLLRIDDVIAAGELKGGSSDDDGDDEMPPGGGMGGGMGGMGGMGGMGGAM, from the coding sequence ATGGGCAACCAGCCCCTCATCGTCCTCTCCGACGACAGCCAGCGAACGTCCGGCAAGGACGCACAGTCGATGAACATCACGGCCGGGAAAGCCGTCGCCCAGGCGGTACGCACGACACTCGGCCCGAAGGGGATGGACAAGATGCTCGTCGACTCGACGGGCAACGTCGTCGTCACGAACGACGGCGTCACGCTCCTCACGGAGATGGAAATCGATCACCCCGCCGCCAACATGATCGTCGAAGTCTCCGAGACCCAGGAGGAGGAAGTCGGCGACGGCACCACCTCCGCCGTCGTCGTCGCCGGTGAACTGCTCAAGCGCGCCGAGGACCTCCTCGAGCAGGACATCCACGCCACGACCCTCGCCCAGGGGTACCGCCAGGCCGCCGAGAAGGCCGGCGAGGCCCTCGAGGAGATCGCCATCGACGTCGACGCAGACGACGAGGAGATCCTCGAGCAGATCGCCGCGACGGCGATGACCGGCAAGGGCGCCGAGAACGCGAAGGACCTCCTCTCGGAACTCGTCGTTCGCGCGGTCCAGACCGTCGCCGACGAGGACGGCGTCGACACGGACAACGTCAAGGTCGAGAAGGTCGTCGGCGGCTCCGTCGAGAACTCCGAACTCGTCGAGGGCGTCATCATCGACAAGGAGCGCGTCAGCGACAGCATGCCGTACTTCGCCGAGGACGCCAACGTCGCCCTCATCGACGGCGCCCTCGAGATCAAAGAGACCGAGATCGACGCCGAGGTCAACGTCACCGACCCCGACCAACTCCAGCAGTTCCTCGAGCAGGAAGAGGCTCAGCTCAAGGAGATGGTCGACCAGCTCGTCGACGTCGGCGTCGACGTCGTCTTCGTCGACGGCGGCATCGACGACATGGCCCAGCACTACCTCGCCGAGGAGGGCATCATCGCGCTCCGTCGGGTCAAGTCCAGCGACATGAACCGCCTGGCCCGCTCGACCGGCGCTCGAGCCGTCAACAGCGTCGACGACCTCACCGAGGACCACCTCGGCTTCGCGGGTAGCGTCGCCCAGAAGGACGTCGCCGGCGATCAGCGGCTCTTCGTCGAGGACGTCGAGGACGCGAAGGCCGTCACCCTCATCCTCCGCGGCGGCACCGAACACGTCATCGACGAGATCGACCGCGCCATCGAGGACTCCCTGGGCGTCGTCCGCACGACCCTCCAGGACGGCAAGGTCGTCGCCGGCGGTGGCGCCCCCGAAGTCGAACTCTCGCTGGCCCTGCGCGACTTCGCCGACTCCGTCGGCGGCCGCGAACAGCTGGCCATCGAGGCGTTCGCGGACGCGCTGGAAGTCATCCCGCGCACCCTCGCCGAGAACGCCGGACTCGACCCCATCGACTCCCTGGTCGAGCTTCGCAGCGCCCACGACGGTGGCGACACGGCCGCCGGGCTGGACGCCTACACGGGCGAGACGATCGACATGGCCGAGGAGGGCGTCTACGAGCCCCTGCGCGTCAAGACTCAAGCCATCGAGTCGGCCACCGAGGCCGCCGTCATGCTGCTGCGCATCGACGACGTGATCGCCGCCGGCGAGCTGAAGGGCGGTAGCAGCGACGACGACGGCGACGACGAGATGCCACCCGGCGGCGGTATGGGTGGCGGCATGGGCGGCATGGGCGGCATGGGTGGTATGGGCGGTGCGATGTAA
- a CDS encoding ATP-grasp domain-containing protein: MIDLAVANRKETFERMHEPLAERGISCHHVPVRERTVPLREPPWDPDDYDLGFVYPGRLMEGGVADALLEVPWLNGLEAVVTSRNKAGVLARLERAGLPVPDSVYVSNPVDDEELTAVFERFEPPVVVKPNSTTRGVGVAKAHDLDSFLGICEYLSLVHDYRATGDKSFLVQEYVPGASDYRVMVLEGGYVGAVERRLPEGARADGRWKHNVHRGGQATGVDLPDDLRDLALAVAEELEIPFLGVDLLVPDAGEAVVNETNARPTIDAATKYEPGFYDRLATALEKRV, translated from the coding sequence ATGATCGACCTCGCCGTCGCTAACCGCAAAGAGACCTTCGAGCGCATGCACGAGCCTCTCGCCGAGCGAGGGATTTCCTGTCACCACGTGCCGGTTCGCGAGCGAACCGTTCCGCTCAGGGAACCGCCCTGGGATCCCGACGACTACGACCTCGGCTTCGTCTACCCCGGTCGGCTGATGGAAGGCGGCGTCGCCGACGCCCTTCTCGAGGTGCCCTGGCTCAACGGCCTCGAGGCCGTCGTCACGTCCCGGAACAAAGCGGGGGTGCTCGCCCGTCTCGAGCGCGCCGGCCTCCCGGTTCCCGACTCCGTCTATGTCTCCAACCCGGTCGACGACGAGGAATTGACGGCCGTCTTCGAGCGGTTCGAGCCGCCCGTCGTCGTCAAGCCGAACTCGACGACCCGGGGCGTCGGCGTCGCGAAGGCCCACGACCTCGACTCCTTCCTGGGGATCTGCGAGTACCTCTCGCTGGTCCACGACTACCGGGCGACTGGCGACAAGTCCTTCCTCGTCCAAGAGTACGTCCCCGGCGCGAGCGACTACCGCGTGATGGTCCTCGAGGGCGGGTACGTCGGCGCAGTCGAGCGACGACTCCCCGAGGGCGCTCGAGCCGACGGGCGATGGAAGCACAACGTCCACCGCGGGGGGCAGGCCACGGGTGTCGACCTGCCCGACGACCTCCGGGACCTCGCGCTCGCGGTCGCCGAAGAACTCGAGATTCCGTTCCTGGGGGTCGATCTCCTGGTGCCGGATGCTGGGGAGGCCGTCGTCAACGAGACCAACGCCCGTCCGACGATCGACGCCGCGACGAAGTACGAACCGGGATTTTACGATCGGCTGGCGACGGCGCTCGAGAAGCGGGTTTGA